The sequence TGGCCCCATCCTAGAGCATTGTCAGACTCAAGTAGTAGAGGGCATTTTAGTCGAGTGCTATGCCCCCGATCGCCGAGGTCTGGAGTTGATTCGCCACATCAACACCCAGCTGGGCGACCAGTGCCCACCCCTGATTGCCATCGACAGCAACGACGCCTACCTAGCCATGGCGGCCATCAAGGCGGGAGCGACCGATTATCTCGTCAGAGGCCAGTTTACGGCTGACCAACTCCGGCAGGCGCTGCGACCGGCACCGGAGGCGGCTGATCAACCGAGCGAGCCCGAGTATTACGAGCAAGAGCACTATAAGCGAGACCGGTTTTTGGCGGTAGGGTCAGATCTAGAGGCGATCGCAGGCCGCGACGGCTATTTTCACTGGGTAAGCCCTACCTTTGAGCGTATTTTGGGCTGGACACCGGCCGAAATGACGGCTCGTCCCTGGGTGGAGTTTCTGCACCCCGACGACATACAACTCTCGGTGATTGAGGCAGAACGTCTGCTGGCGGGCCGTGAAGTGTTGGCCTTTGAAAACCGCTATCGCCACAAAGACGGCACCTATCGTTGGCTGCTGTGGCGCTGCCAGTGGGACATCGATCAGCAGGTCAGCTATGGCACCGCCGTAGACATTAGCGCGCTCAAACAATCGGAAGTCGCCCTCAACGAAAGCCACCACCTTCTAGAAGAGCAATCCCACCGGTTCGAAGCCATGCTGTCAACTATTAGCGACTTTGTTTACCTGTTTGACCGCGAGGGCCGCTTTGTTTTTGCCAACCAACCTTTGCTCGACTTGTGGGGCCTCACCCTAGCCGATGTCGTCGGCAAGAACTTCTACGACCTCCATTACCCCGAGATGCTAGCGGCCAAACATCAGGCGGAGATTGAGCGGGTGTTTGCCACCGCTGAGATCGTCAAAGATGAAACAGCCTATACCAGCCCCACGGGCGTCGGTGGCATTTACGAGTATATTTTTATGCCCCTGATCGAACCAGCGGGGGTCGTTCAGGCCGTGGTAGGTTCGACCCGCAACATTACCGATCGCAAACGCGATGAAGCGGCGCTGCAAGCCAGTGAAGAACGGTTTCGGCTGACGGCTAACACCGTGCCAGAAATCATTTGGATTACCGACCACCGTGGGCAGGTTGAGTTTGTCAATCAGCAGTGGAGTGCCTACACGGGCGCGGCCTACGAACCAACCACCGCAGTGGAAGCTCTAGTCAGTTTTGTGCATCCTGACGATGTGCCCCTGACCCTGGACGCCTTCAATCAAGCACTTCAGACCGGGGAGTTGTTTCGGGTTGAACACCGGCTGCGATCGGCGGCGGGCTTCTATCGCTGGTTTTTGGTGCAGGCCGAGCCCTATCGCGATCCCCAGGGAGGCGAAATTCGGCGATGGTTTGGCACTTTAGTCGATATTCACGATCTGAAGCTAGCCGAGGCGGCCCTACGCACGTCAGAAGCTAAATATCGATCGCTGTTCAACTCTATGGACGAAGGTTTTTGTATTTTGGAAGTCATCTTTGATGAGCAGCAACAGGCGATCGACTATCGCTATGTCGAAATTAACCCCGCCTTTGAGCACCAGACTGGGTTGAGCAATGCCTTGGGTAAATCTGTTCGCGAGCTGGTGCCCAATATAGAGCCGTTTTGGTTTGACACCTACGGTCAGGTAGCCCTCACAGGAGAACCCACCCGGTTTGAAGATTATGCCGAGTCGATGGGGCGGTGGTTTGACGTCAATGCCTTCCGCATTGGCAAGCCCTACGAGCGGCGGGTCGCCGTTCTCTTCAACGATATTACTGAGACCAAGCAGACCGCTGAGCAGCTGCATCGCTCTGCCCAACTCGATGCCTTTCGCGTCACCCTATTCGATGCCCTACGAGTGCTGAGCGACCCCATTAGCGTGCAGGCGACGGCTTGTCGACTGTTGGGAGAAGCGTTGAACGCCAGTCAAGTCTATTACTACGAGTACAACGAAGACGCTGGCTCAGGCATTGTGCAAGATACCTATCAACAAGCCGGTGAAAATTCCCTGGTGGGGGCATACCAGTTTGCAGATTTCCCCGCTACCCATACGTTGCTCAACACCGGCCAGCTGCTGGTTTTGCCTGACATTGCCAATGCAGCAGTCTTGCCTTCTCAGGAGCGCGCCCGGCTCCACCAGTTGGGGTTGGCCGCCCTGGCCAGTGTGCCCCTGGTCAAGCGCCGCCGCCTGGTGGCGGTCTTCAATGTTGGGCAGTCGTCACCCCGCGATTGGACTCCTTTAGAAATTGCCTTCATTCAAGAGACGGCAGAACGCACCTGGGCCGCCGTGGCGCGGGCACGGGCTGAGACGCGCTTGAGCAACAGCGAAGCCCAGTTTCGGCTACTGGTCACCACCAGTTCCGATACGCTGTACAAGATGAGTGCCGACTGGAGCAAGCGATGCACCCTCGACGGTCAAGATTTTTTGGCCGTCCCTGACCAGTCCCAGCGAACCTGGCTGGAGCAGTGGGTTCCTGCTGATGACCAGCCCCAGGTGATGGCGGCCATTGACCACGCGATTCGCGCTAAATGCTCCTTTGAGTTAGAACACCGGATCAAGCGGACAGATGGCACCGTGGGGTGGACGCTGTCGCGGGCTGTGCCGCTGCTAAATGAGTACAACGAGATTGTGGAATGGTTTGGGGCGGCAAGCGATGTCACCGAGCGCAAACAGTTGCTAGAACGCGAACAGGCCGCTCGGCAACAGGCAGAGCGGGCCAATCGCACTAAGGATGAGTTTTTGGCGATTCTGTCCCACGAGTTGCGATCGCCCCTCAACCCAATTTTAGGCTGGGCTAAGCTGCTCCAGACTAAAACCCTCGACGAGGCCAAAACCAATCGGGCCTTGGCTACTATCGAGCGCAATGCCAAACTTCAGGCAGAGTTGATCGACGACCTGTTAGATGTGGCCAAAATTCTGCGAGGGAAGCTCGAAATCAGCGATCGCTCGATCAATCTTGCCTCGGTGATCGAAGCGGCCATCGACGTGGTAAGAACCGCGATTCAGGCCAAGGCCATTCGGTTAAAGACTACCCTCAACGAGGACTGTCTGGTGCGGGGCGACAGCGTTCGCCTACAGCAGATCATTTGGAATTTGCTGTCGAATGCGGTCAAGTTCACCCCCCAGGGGGGACAGATCGACATTCAGCTAGAACCGGTCGACTACTGTGCCCAGATCACCATTACCGATACCGGCAAAGGTATCAGTCCAGGGTTTTTGCCGCAGCTATTTGACTCCTTTCGCCAGGAAGATGTGTCGATTACTCGCCAGTACGGCGGTCTGGGCCTGGGCCTCTCGATTGTTAAATATCTGGTCGAAGCCCACGGCGGCAACATTGTTGCCAGCAGCCCAGGCGAGGGGCTCGGGGCCACCTTTACCCTCCAGCTACCGCTAATGGAAGACTCTGCCCAGGGACCGCTAGTGGCCCCGAATGCTCCTAGGACCATTGATCTGAGCGGCATTAAGGTGCTCACCGTTGACGACAGCCCCGACACCCGCGACTTGCTCGTCACCCTGCTCGAACAGTATGGCGCGGAGGTCAGAGCCGAGGCCGGGGCCTCGGCGGCCTTACCCCAGCTCACCCGCTGGAGGCCCGATGTGCTGGTGTGTGATATTGGCATGCCCGATATGGATGGCTATACGCTGATCCAGCAGATTCGCCGCTTGCCCACGGAGCAAGGGGGACAAATACCGGCGATCGCCGTCACCGCCTATGCCCGAGCAGACGATCAGCAACGCGCCCTAGACTATGGCTTTCAAAAGCATCTCTCCAAGCCGATTGAACCCGATCAGCTGCTCAGGGCTGTGGCTGACCTAGCCTGAATTACATTAGATATAACCATAGTCACTTGGGTTAGGACATCCAGATACCTTAGAAACGTTCGAATGTTCAAACGTTTTTAGGGAAAATGTCTTAACCAGACTGGCTACAGCTATACCCCTGGTTCAGCCAGTCGCACAGCGGTGCACCCCTACAGATTGGCCTTTTGGGTATCGGGGGTATGGAATTCGCATTCGGTATAGTGCCGTTAGCGGGCGTTACTGTTTTCAACATGGTGCTCATACCAATTCAGCAACGGGGTTGAGCTAATACCGTGCAGCGTGACCGAAATGGCCACGGTTATAAAGGTAACCCAGGCGATCAGTTCTCCCGTCTCGCCCTCAAGCCCCTGCCCCAGGGCATAGGTTAAGTAGTAGAGCGACCCCACACCGCGAATGCCAAACCAGCCAAAGAACCACCGGGTGGAGGGGTGGAGCGACGACCCCAGGGTGCTCACCCAGGCTCCCAGCGGACGAATTACAAACAGCAGTGAACCGGCAATCAGCAACGCTGGAGCCGCGAACCGCAGGATGGGCTCAATGCGCAGCAGCGACCCTAGCAGTAAGATAGTGCCGACTTCGGTCAGTTTTTCGAGTCGCTCCATAAACCGCAGCCGGGAGGCTGATTGCTCTGGGCTAAGACCCTGGCGATACATCACCACCCCGGCAACAAACACCGCTAAAAACCCGTAGCCGTGCGCTAGCTCAGCCAGAGCATAGCTGATCAAAATGGTGCTGAGGCCGACAAAGTCTTCCATGAGCTCGTCAACGGTGTGGTGTTTGGCAAAATGCTGCTCTAGCCAGCAAATGCCTCGGGCTACACCAATGCCCACCACCAAACCAGCCGCGATCGCCCAGATCAGATCGACGGCCACCCATTGCCCAAACCAGCTTTGCCAGTTGTCGTTTTCTATCCAGTGCAGCCCAAAGTAGACAAACGGAAAAGCCAGGGCATCGTTGAGGCCACCCTCGGAGGTAAGTCCAAAGCGCAATTCGTTGTAGTCTTGGGGGTCGTCGAGCTGCACTTCAGAGGCTAAAACCGGGTCGGTGGGGGCCAAAATTGCCCCTAGCAAAATGCTGGCTCCCCAGTCTAGAGCTAAGAAGAAATGGCCGATGGCCGCGATCGCAAAAATGGAAATCGGCATCAAAAAGCCAATCAATCGAATGGTAGAGTTCCAGGCTAAGGCATTGAGCGGGCGGTTCATTTTAAGGCCACAGCTAAACAGAGAAACTAAGACCACAAACTCTGTCAAGCGTTCTAAAAGCTCAGTATCGGGCCGCACCTGCACCAGATTAAAACCGTAGGGGCTGAGCAAAACCCCCACAATCAAATAAATCAAGGCGTAGGATAGGGGCAACTTTTCGATCCACCCAGATCCCAGAGTTACCGCCAGTAGCAATATGCCAATTACCAGCAGATCGAGAATATAAATATCCACAGGTGTTGAGTACCCAATTAATTTAAGTGCAAAAACCCCGATTTAAGTGCAGCCCGACGGGGTGAGAGGCAAGACTATAAGTGCTCAACATGGGCTTGGTCTAATACTGAATCCTGAATGAATACCCCCGATTTGTAGGGACGTAGCATGCTACGCCCCTACGAGGTTCCTGACTATGAACCGGGGTTTACCAAATCGGATTTGGTATAAGACCCATAAATCTTCGTTTCTTCACTCTAAAAGCTAGCCTTAGGGCTTAACAGCCACTTCCGGTAGATCTTTGCCCAGCCGCCGTAAATCGCAAGGTGATTTACGGCGGCGACCTCAGTGCGATCGCCGCTGGGGGACGGTCTACCGGCAGGGTAAGCCCTCAGCCCATCGGGCAGGCCCATATGTCATGATTGATCGTCTGTGCCCCTTGAGCCCTGGCCTCACCCTACCCTATGCTGCGCCTTAGCCAAATCAAACTGCCCCTCGACCACCCTGAAGCTGCCCTAGAAAAGGCAATTCTTAAAAAGCTGCATCTAGCAGCGGCAGACCTGAGCGGCTTCACTATCGTTAAGCGCAGCTACGATGCCCGCAAAAAAGGCAACATCACCCTGGTCTACATTGTGGATGTAGACACGCCCAAGGAAAAAGCCCTGCTCAAGCGGTTTAGGCAAGACGCCACCGTGGTGCCCACGCCCGATACAACCTACCGCCCGGTGGCCCACGCTCCCGAAGGGTTTGAGCACCGCCCGATTGTGATTGGCATGGGGCCTTGCGGCATGTTTGCGGGGTTGATGCTAGCGCAAATGGGGTTTAGGCCGATTATTCTAGAGCGAGGTAAGTCGGTGCGCGATCGCAGCGTTGACACCTTTGGCTTTTGGCTGAAGAAAACTCTCAACCCCGAGTCAAACGCGCAGTTTGGCGAAGGTGGCGCGGGCACCTTCTCCGACGGCAAGCTCTACAGCCAGGTGAGCGACCCTCAGCACTATGGCCACAAGGTGCTCACCGAGTTGGTGAATGCTGGGGCCAACCCCGAAATTCTCTATATCAATAAGCCCCACATTGGCACCTACCGCCTGGTCAAAATCGTGCAGACCATGCGCGCGAATATCGAAGCCTTGGGCGGCGAGATCCGCTTTCAAACGCGGGTGGTCGATCTGGACATCGACCAGGGCCAGGTGCGCGGCGTGCGGCTAGAGAATGGCGACTACCTGGCCAGCGACCATGTGGTGCTGGCGGTGGGCCACAGCGCCCGCGACACGTTTCAGATGCTGCACGAGCGAGGGGTCTACCTTGAGGCCAAGCCCTTTTCCATCGGCTTTCGGGTCGAGCATCCCCAATCGCTGATCGATCGCTGCCGTCTGGGTGACCAGGCCGGGCACCCCCGACTGGGGGCCGCCGACTATAAGCTGGTGCACCACTGCGAAAATGGGCGATCGGTCTATAGCTTCTGCATGTGCCCCGGCGGCAAGGTGGTGGCGGCAGCCTCCGAGCCAGGGCGGCTAGTGACCAACGGTATGAGCGAATACGCCCGCGATGAATCCAACGCCAATAGTGCGATCGTGGTTGGCATTACCCCTGAAGACTACCCACCGGGGCCGTTAGGGGGCATTGCCCTCCAGCGGCAGATCGAAGAACGGGCCTTTGCCCTGGGGGGCGGCACTTACGAGGCACCGGGGCAGTTAGTGGGCGACTTTTTGGCGAACCGTCCGTCTACCGCCTTTGGCCAGGTGACGCCCTCCTACAAGCCGGGGGTAAAGCTGGGGGATTTGAGCGCGAGTTTGCCCGACTATGCGATCGCCGCTCTACGCGAAGCCATTCCCGCCTTTGATCACAAAATTCGTGGATTTGCGATGGCCGACGCGGTGCTCACCGGCATCGAAACCCGCACCTCGTCGCCCATTCGCATCAAGCGCAACGACCGCTTTGAGAGCCTCAATACCGCTGGGCTCTACCCGGCGGGCGAGGGGGCAGGCT is a genomic window of Nodosilinea sp. E11 containing:
- a CDS encoding PAS domain S-box protein, translated to MANSDSLQGTTNYPGIILIVNRVNGEGEHYESLLQLAGMTAGVVSESYDGPILEHCQTQVVEGILVECYAPDRRGLELIRHINTQLGDQCPPLIAIDSNDAYLAMAAIKAGATDYLVRGQFTADQLRQALRPAPEAADQPSEPEYYEQEHYKRDRFLAVGSDLEAIAGRDGYFHWVSPTFERILGWTPAEMTARPWVEFLHPDDIQLSVIEAERLLAGREVLAFENRYRHKDGTYRWLLWRCQWDIDQQVSYGTAVDISALKQSEVALNESHHLLEEQSHRFEAMLSTISDFVYLFDREGRFVFANQPLLDLWGLTLADVVGKNFYDLHYPEMLAAKHQAEIERVFATAEIVKDETAYTSPTGVGGIYEYIFMPLIEPAGVVQAVVGSTRNITDRKRDEAALQASEERFRLTANTVPEIIWITDHRGQVEFVNQQWSAYTGAAYEPTTAVEALVSFVHPDDVPLTLDAFNQALQTGELFRVEHRLRSAAGFYRWFLVQAEPYRDPQGGEIRRWFGTLVDIHDLKLAEAALRTSEAKYRSLFNSMDEGFCILEVIFDEQQQAIDYRYVEINPAFEHQTGLSNALGKSVRELVPNIEPFWFDTYGQVALTGEPTRFEDYAESMGRWFDVNAFRIGKPYERRVAVLFNDITETKQTAEQLHRSAQLDAFRVTLFDALRVLSDPISVQATACRLLGEALNASQVYYYEYNEDAGSGIVQDTYQQAGENSLVGAYQFADFPATHTLLNTGQLLVLPDIANAAVLPSQERARLHQLGLAALASVPLVKRRRLVAVFNVGQSSPRDWTPLEIAFIQETAERTWAAVARARAETRLSNSEAQFRLLVTTSSDTLYKMSADWSKRCTLDGQDFLAVPDQSQRTWLEQWVPADDQPQVMAAIDHAIRAKCSFELEHRIKRTDGTVGWTLSRAVPLLNEYNEIVEWFGAASDVTERKQLLEREQAARQQAERANRTKDEFLAILSHELRSPLNPILGWAKLLQTKTLDEAKTNRALATIERNAKLQAELIDDLLDVAKILRGKLEISDRSINLASVIEAAIDVVRTAIQAKAIRLKTTLNEDCLVRGDSVRLQQIIWNLLSNAVKFTPQGGQIDIQLEPVDYCAQITITDTGKGISPGFLPQLFDSFRQEDVSITRQYGGLGLGLSIVKYLVEAHGGNIVASSPGEGLGATFTLQLPLMEDSAQGPLVAPNAPRTIDLSGIKVLTVDDSPDTRDLLVTLLEQYGAEVRAEAGASAALPQLTRWRPDVLVCDIGMPDMDGYTLIQQIRRLPTEQGGQIPAIAVTAYARADDQQRALDYGFQKHLSKPIEPDQLLRAVADLA
- a CDS encoding sodium:proton antiporter — protein: MDIYILDLLVIGILLLAVTLGSGWIEKLPLSYALIYLIVGVLLSPYGFNLVQVRPDTELLERLTEFVVLVSLFSCGLKMNRPLNALAWNSTIRLIGFLMPISIFAIAAIGHFFLALDWGASILLGAILAPTDPVLASEVQLDDPQDYNELRFGLTSEGGLNDALAFPFVYFGLHWIENDNWQSWFGQWVAVDLIWAIAAGLVVGIGVARGICWLEQHFAKHHTVDELMEDFVGLSTILISYALAELAHGYGFLAVFVAGVVMYRQGLSPEQSASRLRFMERLEKLTEVGTILLLGSLLRIEPILRFAAPALLIAGSLLFVIRPLGAWVSTLGSSLHPSTRWFFGWFGIRGVGSLYYLTYALGQGLEGETGELIAWVTFITVAISVTLHGISSTPLLNWYEHHVENSNAR
- a CDS encoding NAD(P)/FAD-dependent oxidoreductase, whose amino-acid sequence is MLRLSQIKLPLDHPEAALEKAILKKLHLAAADLSGFTIVKRSYDARKKGNITLVYIVDVDTPKEKALLKRFRQDATVVPTPDTTYRPVAHAPEGFEHRPIVIGMGPCGMFAGLMLAQMGFRPIILERGKSVRDRSVDTFGFWLKKTLNPESNAQFGEGGAGTFSDGKLYSQVSDPQHYGHKVLTELVNAGANPEILYINKPHIGTYRLVKIVQTMRANIEALGGEIRFQTRVVDLDIDQGQVRGVRLENGDYLASDHVVLAVGHSARDTFQMLHERGVYLEAKPFSIGFRVEHPQSLIDRCRLGDQAGHPRLGAADYKLVHHCENGRSVYSFCMCPGGKVVAAASEPGRLVTNGMSEYARDESNANSAIVVGITPEDYPPGPLGGIALQRQIEERAFALGGGTYEAPGQLVGDFLANRPSTAFGQVTPSYKPGVKLGDLSASLPDYAIAALREAIPAFDHKIRGFAMADAVLTGIETRTSSPIRIKRNDRFESLNTAGLYPAGEGAGYAGGILSAGIDGIRVAEAVALSLVNG